One window of the Streptomyces sp. TS71-3 genome contains the following:
- a CDS encoding AAA family ATPase gives MEGPITVRGGRAVGGAVARRAAPAGPGALVTPGPGAVRDLRGHSWRGPWRLSFAAGDLVVVSGLPGSGKSTLMRRAVRGHRIDSQDSRERWARRLPRWVPYALYRPLVRLAHFARLRRALRDGAGLVVHDCGTQAWVRWWLARVAARRGAALHLVLLDVPAGAALAGQRARGRGVSWYAFLRHRRAVGRLAGALAAGRLPHGCASAVLMDRAASDDLHTIEFAARPGSGDPL, from the coding sequence ATGGAGGGTCCGATCACGGTGCGCGGCGGGCGCGCGGTGGGCGGTGCGGTGGCCCGGCGTGCGGCGCCAGCCGGGCCCGGGGCACTCGTCACGCCCGGTCCGGGCGCCGTCCGCGACCTGCGGGGGCACTCCTGGCGTGGGCCCTGGCGCCTGTCGTTCGCCGCGGGCGACCTCGTCGTGGTCTCCGGTCTGCCCGGCAGCGGCAAGTCCACCCTGATGCGCAGGGCCGTGCGGGGGCACCGCATCGACTCGCAGGACAGCCGCGAGCGCTGGGCGCGGCGGCTGCCCCGGTGGGTGCCGTACGCGCTCTACCGCCCTCTCGTGCGCCTCGCGCACTTCGCGCGGCTGCGTCGTGCGCTGCGTGACGGGGCGGGGCTCGTCGTGCACGACTGCGGGACGCAGGCGTGGGTGCGGTGGTGGCTCGCCCGTGTGGCGGCGCGGCGGGGCGCCGCACTGCACCTGGTGCTGCTCGACGTGCCCGCGGGTGCGGCGCTGGCCGGGCAGCGGGCGCGGGGGCGCGGGGTGTCGTGGTACGCGTTCCTGCGGCACCGCAGGGCCGTGGGGCGGCTCGCGGGGGCTTTGGCAGCCGGCCGATTGCCACACGGCTGCGCGTCCGCGGTCCTCATGGACCGCGCAGCATCCGACGACCTCCACACGATCGAATTCGCCGCGCGCCCCGGCTCCGGTGACCCACTCTGA
- a CDS encoding enhanced serine sensitivity protein SseB — protein MDIPPQAMTHPHGGWPANELEEVLAASLGTQGGHFPGASGSGGPSSAGARILEVLARSPLWVPLPNGGGPDHRMLDLPTMELDGQAYVPVFSSEQQFRQVVGDHMAFTVAPAVEFARGLQPQLGIAVNPDGTIGIPLPPPAVAELCRAGGIPLDASLSGGRVRLFEPDWQEDPVEFLTAAAEEFAAGDHAGGAASHTGLPGTGEPAGAVRSARRCLASVEGDDPVLFVGVELAHLGPLGMAEHWGTEGHDPREAPLAALGRALGRAPVRWPVNLVLLDVTQDPVAEWMRDKVIPFYTSAR, from the coding sequence ATGGACATACCGCCACAGGCCATGACCCACCCCCATGGCGGCTGGCCGGCCAACGAGCTCGAAGAGGTGCTGGCCGCCTCCCTGGGCACCCAGGGCGGCCACTTCCCCGGGGCCTCGGGCAGCGGGGGACCGTCCTCGGCGGGGGCCCGCATCCTGGAAGTCCTGGCCCGCAGCCCCCTGTGGGTGCCGCTGCCCAACGGCGGCGGCCCCGACCACCGGATGCTCGACCTGCCCACCATGGAGCTCGACGGCCAGGCGTACGTCCCCGTCTTCAGCTCGGAGCAGCAGTTCCGCCAGGTGGTCGGCGACCACATGGCGTTCACCGTCGCGCCGGCCGTGGAGTTCGCGCGCGGGCTCCAGCCGCAGCTGGGCATCGCCGTCAACCCGGACGGCACGATAGGCATCCCGCTCCCGCCGCCCGCCGTGGCCGAGCTCTGCCGAGCGGGGGGCATTCCGCTCGACGCGTCCCTGAGCGGCGGCCGGGTGCGGCTCTTCGAGCCCGACTGGCAGGAGGATCCGGTGGAGTTCCTGACCGCCGCCGCCGAGGAGTTCGCGGCCGGGGACCACGCCGGGGGCGCCGCCTCCCACACCGGCCTGCCCGGCACGGGGGAGCCCGCCGGAGCCGTGCGCAGCGCGCGGCGCTGCCTCGCCAGCGTCGAGGGCGACGACCCCGTCCTGTTCGTCGGCGTCGAACTCGCCCACCTGGGCCCCCTCGGAATGGCGGAGCACTGGGGCACGGAGGGCCACGACCCCCGCGAGGCACCGCTCGCCGCCCTGGGCCGCGCGCTCGGCCGGGCCCCGGTCCGCTGGCCCGTCAACCTGGTCCTGCTGGACGTCACTCAGGACCCGGTGGCCGAGTGGATGCGTGACAAGGTCATCCCGTTCTACACGAGCGCCCGGTGA